A single Pseudoalteromonas phenolica DNA region contains:
- the gspL gene encoding type II secretion system protein GspL, whose amino-acid sequence MTEKLLIRIDQSAKQAIHWLVYSTDQQIIASGEYKQLSDLAELTEKAQGRETSILLSASMVQLKTIELPTKWNRKLEQALPFMLEEQLACDVDEVFIAIGEPGTKDDKPTINIALCDRVLLAELFAVLEEHQIFAKHVVPDALLLPELAENELAVVELDGQWLCRLGAWHACVIEPSWGADYLHALAVERISHYSPADALPEVAPKVAKEAEYELPLALLAKNLTNTAFNLRQGIFAAKKSTPQWWKDWQSGLIAASVALFGFVAVQGIQVVKLKGQAEEVRAEAIATYQQAFPNKRVREALLRRQIEGELKAISATKQGGFLDLADKFVSVYSQVKDFQPETLRYDHKRNELRIRVKAKDFQVFGQVKTILEQKGLTVQQGSLNNDGDAVIGEIRLRGDV is encoded by the coding sequence GTGACAGAAAAATTATTGATCCGCATTGATCAGTCCGCTAAGCAGGCAATTCATTGGTTGGTGTATTCAACCGATCAGCAGATTATTGCCAGTGGTGAGTACAAACAATTATCAGATTTGGCTGAGTTGACAGAGAAAGCACAGGGTAGAGAAACCAGTATATTGCTTTCAGCATCAATGGTGCAATTAAAAACCATTGAGTTACCAACAAAGTGGAATAGAAAATTAGAACAAGCATTGCCATTTATGTTGGAAGAACAGCTGGCCTGCGATGTTGATGAGGTATTCATTGCAATTGGTGAGCCGGGCACTAAAGATGATAAACCGACTATTAATATAGCTCTGTGTGATCGAGTTTTACTCGCTGAGTTATTTGCCGTTTTAGAGGAGCATCAGATTTTTGCGAAGCATGTAGTGCCAGATGCGCTATTGTTGCCAGAGCTAGCTGAAAATGAGTTAGCTGTAGTTGAGCTCGATGGCCAATGGCTATGTCGCTTAGGAGCATGGCATGCGTGTGTGATTGAGCCGAGTTGGGGGGCTGACTATTTGCATGCGCTAGCAGTGGAGAGAATTTCTCATTATAGCCCAGCTGACGCCTTGCCAGAGGTGGCGCCTAAGGTGGCAAAAGAGGCAGAATATGAACTGCCGCTTGCATTACTGGCTAAAAATTTAACTAATACAGCATTTAATTTACGCCAAGGTATTTTTGCCGCGAAGAAGAGTACGCCACAATGGTGGAAAGATTGGCAGTCAGGCTTAATTGCAGCATCAGTGGCTTTATTTGGCTTTGTGGCTGTGCAGGGTATTCAGGTTGTAAAACTTAAAGGGCAGGCTGAAGAGGTGCGAGCCGAAGCCATAGCTACTTACCAACAAGCATTCCCAAATAAACGAGTACGCGAAGCACTGCTTAGACGTCAAATTGAAGGTGAGTTAAAAGCCATTTCGGCGACCAAACAAGGTGGCTTCTTAGATTTGGCGGACAAGTTTGTGTCAGTTTATAGCCAAGTCAAAGATTTCCAGCCTGAGACTTTACGCTATGACCATAAACGTAATGAATTGCGTATTCGTGTAAAAGCCAAAGATTTCCAAGTGTTTGGTCAAGTTAAAACGATTCTTGAGCAAAAAGGTTTAACAGTGCAGCAAGGTTCATTAAATAACGATGGTGATGCCGTTATTGGTGAAATTAGATTGCGAGGTGATGTATGA
- a CDS encoding type II secretion system protein N — translation MKQKIYLVLLFIFSFLAFALFQLPASVGVQVAQGYLPKNVAFGKLSGSIWQGQISEIRVDKVQVFNVRWQLEPMALFAGNLAGDLIWGNPRSSEEMSGKSNFSLSLLNQQAILSDAVLRFEVEQLMGQLNLPLPVNATGRVIFNIDEFESGKPYCQQIKGDVFSPNIRVEGLTGWFSIGELGADLNCKSGDLAAVVQPDNLLGLQADVHLGNNFQFKVAGNVKPDVSLPKEVHDAVKFLGRPDSQGRYPVNL, via the coding sequence ATGAAGCAAAAAATTTACTTAGTTCTGTTATTTATTTTTTCATTTCTAGCTTTTGCTCTATTTCAACTGCCGGCATCGGTTGGGGTGCAAGTCGCGCAAGGTTACTTGCCTAAAAACGTGGCGTTTGGCAAGTTGAGCGGCTCAATTTGGCAGGGACAAATCAGTGAAATACGCGTCGATAAGGTTCAGGTTTTCAACGTACGTTGGCAGCTAGAGCCGATGGCTTTATTTGCGGGCAATCTTGCTGGTGATTTGATCTGGGGTAATCCACGCTCTAGCGAGGAAATGTCGGGTAAAAGTAACTTTAGCCTTTCATTGTTAAACCAACAAGCCATTTTGAGTGATGCAGTACTGAGGTTTGAAGTTGAGCAGTTGATGGGTCAGTTAAATTTACCATTACCTGTAAATGCAACGGGTCGAGTAATTTTTAATATTGATGAGTTTGAAAGTGGTAAACCTTACTGTCAGCAAATAAAAGGCGATGTATTTAGCCCTAATATTCGTGTAGAGGGCTTAACTGGATGGTTTTCAATCGGTGAGCTAGGGGCTGATCTAAATTGTAAATCAGGTGATTTAGCAGCGGTGGTTCAGCCAGATAATCTATTAGGCTTGCAAGCCGATGTACATTTGGGCAATAACTTTCAGTTTAAAGTCGCAGGCAATGTGAAGCCTGATGTGTCATTACCAAAAGAAGTACATGATGCGGTTAAATTCTTAGGTCGTCCTGATTCCCAGGGTCGTTACCCAGTTAACTTATAA
- the gspI gene encoding type II secretion system minor pseudopilin GspI — MKKQSAGFTLLEVMVALGICAMAGIAAMQVTGEHVSHIASLEEQTYASWVAENRLVMIRAQGDKWNGKNNNKGEEELAGMTWYWQEKVTKTNDPSFVKVQVEVFSDAEYKNSLYDLSTFILKGK, encoded by the coding sequence ATGAAAAAGCAATCAGCTGGCTTTACTCTGCTAGAAGTGATGGTGGCCTTAGGCATTTGTGCCATGGCTGGTATTGCAGCCATGCAGGTAACAGGTGAGCATGTCTCCCATATCGCTTCACTAGAAGAACAAACCTACGCATCTTGGGTAGCAGAGAATCGTTTGGTTATGATCCGCGCACAAGGTGATAAGTGGAATGGTAAGAATAACAATAAAGGTGAAGAAGAGTTAGCTGGTATGACTTGGTACTGGCAAGAGAAAGTCACCAAAACCAATGACCCAAGTTTTGTTAAAGTGCAAGTTGAAGTATTCAGCGATGCTGAATACAAAAATTCTTTATATGACTTAAGCACATTCATTTTAAAGGGTAAGTAG
- the ccoG gene encoding cytochrome c oxidase accessory protein CcoG, giving the protein MDKQIKVKNIPSDVKIQKPELQPDRFNPRSRIYVRAVKGLHQQLRKRLGFIGMLAFMLMPWINFEGHQAVYFDLYEQKFNIFGLTLMPQDLTVLAFFLMIAAFALFVVTTFYGRVWCGYTCPQTVWTFIFLWFEEKFEGSANQRKKLDSRKMDFDKFWRKTAKHSSWILFSLWTAISFVGFFTPIRELVPDLLTWSAGNYAVISIVVFTACTYGNAGWMREIMCLHMCPYSRFQSAMFDKDTFTVSYDAKRGESRGPRSRKQDPKEMGLGDCIDCNLCVQVCPTGIDIRNGLQYECINCGACIDACDGVMDKMNYPRGLISYTTERNLETPDNKTKAFRGKLAGYLLIMTVLIAALVVNIAMRKPMELDIIRDRNQLYRVNFDGLVENTYTLKVINKTQQSQQYDIAVEGLKNFNVLGKLAIEVQAGESMNVPLSVIIDPYDLKKPVTEFHFRVQVKGDPTVSLSQPTNFFKGK; this is encoded by the coding sequence ATGGACAAACAGATAAAAGTAAAAAATATTCCGAGCGATGTAAAAATACAGAAGCCGGAACTCCAACCTGATAGGTTTAACCCTCGCAGTCGAATTTATGTCCGTGCAGTTAAAGGACTACACCAGCAACTGCGCAAGCGCTTAGGTTTTATTGGTATGTTGGCGTTTATGCTTATGCCATGGATTAATTTTGAGGGTCACCAAGCCGTTTATTTTGATCTCTACGAGCAAAAGTTTAATATTTTTGGATTAACGCTGATGCCACAAGATTTAACGGTGCTGGCGTTTTTCCTCATGATTGCTGCATTTGCATTGTTTGTGGTAACCACGTTTTATGGTCGTGTGTGGTGCGGTTACACCTGCCCACAAACTGTTTGGACTTTTATCTTTTTGTGGTTTGAAGAGAAATTTGAAGGCAGTGCTAATCAGCGTAAAAAGCTTGATAGCCGTAAAATGGATTTTGATAAATTCTGGCGAAAAACAGCAAAGCACAGTAGCTGGATTTTATTCTCTTTGTGGACCGCCATTAGCTTTGTTGGTTTTTTCACTCCAATACGTGAACTAGTGCCTGATTTACTGACTTGGAGTGCAGGTAATTATGCGGTTATAAGCATCGTAGTATTTACCGCATGTACCTATGGTAATGCAGGTTGGATGAGAGAAATTATGTGCTTACATATGTGTCCTTATTCACGTTTTCAATCTGCTATGTTCGATAAAGACACCTTTACTGTAAGCTATGATGCGAAACGCGGCGAGTCACGTGGTCCTCGTTCTCGTAAACAAGATCCTAAAGAAATGGGTTTGGGCGATTGTATCGACTGCAACCTGTGTGTTCAGGTATGTCCTACAGGTATCGATATTCGTAACGGCTTGCAATATGAGTGTATCAACTGTGGTGCATGTATTGACGCGTGTGATGGGGTGATGGATAAAATGAATTACCCACGTGGTTTAATTTCATATACCACCGAGCGTAACCTGGAAACACCAGATAACAAAACCAAAGCATTCCGTGGTAAGTTGGCAGGTTATTTATTAATCATGACAGTGTTAATTGCTGCACTGGTGGTGAATATTGCGATGCGTAAGCCTATGGAGCTCGATATTATTCGTGATAGAAATCAGCTTTATCGAGTCAATTTCGATGGTTTAGTTGAAAATACTTATACCTTAAAAGTCATCAATAAAACACAGCAATCACAACAATACGACATTGCGGTTGAGGGGTTAAAGAACTTTAATGTGTTGGGTAAATTAGCGATTGAAGTTCAGGCGGGTGAATCGATGAATGTGCCACTTTCTGTGATTATTGACCCTTATGACCTTAAAAAGCCAGTGACTGAATTCCACTTTAGAGTTCAAGTGAAAGGCGACCCGACAGTGTCATTATCACAGCCTACCAACTTCTTTAAAGGCAAATAA
- the gspM gene encoding type II secretion system protein GspM: MKQQAINYWGSLKEQEQRLLIIAGVVFIVFVLVMGILKPLNKAVADAEQKLKREQNFQVFVEQSIGKLKAAGNSARTSSGNLSQLVNRSRGRYGIVISQMQPNNDSLRVNIENVEFNKLVGWLDELVHQHGVTVANLDISQGEDTGFVRVSRLVLEK; the protein is encoded by the coding sequence ATGAAACAACAAGCAATCAACTACTGGGGCTCGTTAAAAGAGCAAGAACAGCGTTTACTGATCATCGCGGGTGTTGTCTTCATTGTTTTCGTTTTAGTGATGGGAATATTAAAGCCACTTAATAAGGCAGTTGCTGATGCTGAGCAAAAACTAAAGCGTGAGCAAAACTTCCAAGTGTTTGTTGAGCAAAGTATTGGTAAGTTAAAAGCGGCTGGTAACTCAGCACGTACTTCTTCAGGCAATTTATCGCAATTAGTGAATCGTAGTAGAGGCCGTTATGGCATAGTCATCAGTCAGATGCAGCCAAATAATGACAGTCTTCGTGTGAATATTGAAAACGTCGAGTTTAATAAGTTGGTTGGTTGGCTTGATGAGCTCGTGCATCAACATGGTGTCACAGTGGCAAATTTAGATATCTCGCAAGGTGAAGACACAGGTTTTGTTCGCGTTAGTCGATTGGTGTTAGAGAAGTAG
- the gspG gene encoding type II secretion system major pseudopilin GspG, protein MKKQSGFSLLEVMVVLVIIGMILSIVAPNIMGQQEEAALDKAGLDIQQLEDAMNMYKLKNKKYPTTEQGLEALVTKTTIDPIPRRFPEGGFISKLPEDPWGNPYQLVSPGEMGKIDIFSMGPDGEVGTDDDIGNWTDEDQAR, encoded by the coding sequence GTGAAAAAGCAATCAGGTTTCTCCCTACTAGAAGTAATGGTGGTACTGGTTATCATCGGTATGATTTTATCAATCGTTGCGCCAAACATTATGGGCCAACAAGAAGAGGCTGCTTTAGATAAAGCGGGTTTAGATATTCAACAGCTTGAAGATGCAATGAACATGTACAAGCTAAAAAACAAGAAATACCCAACCACAGAGCAAGGCTTAGAGGCACTTGTGACTAAGACGACAATTGATCCTATACCACGTCGTTTCCCTGAAGGTGGCTTTATTTCAAAATTACCTGAAGATCCATGGGGCAATCCTTACCAGTTAGTTAGCCCAGGTGAAATGGGCAAAATCGATATCTTTTCAATGGGCCCTGACGGTGAAGTGGGCACTGACGACGATATCGGTAACTGGACTGATGAAGACCAAGCGCGTTAA
- a CDS encoding UPF0149 family protein codes for MLEFSFTEQHKALLTDYLSSTEQALPYAVCEGYLFAIICSPAGIEMEQWLTIVSGGDEQIAEEHVFALMALHHDISERVFSGQFQLPYTSMAVAELQQWSQGFLAGIEHFYAGLVNSEVLNDELKQALISSTEQLGFFSLDQSQIAAYCDANNVELNSFCQQQHEIANEFAVAYVQLVENAAVESGLYEEEG; via the coding sequence ATGTTGGAGTTCTCATTTACAGAGCAACATAAAGCGTTGCTAACCGACTATTTATCTAGCACAGAGCAGGCTCTGCCTTACGCTGTTTGTGAAGGCTATCTTTTTGCAATCATTTGCAGCCCTGCAGGTATTGAAATGGAGCAATGGCTAACAATTGTTAGTGGTGGTGATGAGCAAATTGCAGAAGAACATGTTTTTGCTTTAATGGCACTTCATCACGACATAAGCGAGCGTGTCTTTTCGGGCCAGTTCCAGTTGCCTTATACGTCAATGGCTGTTGCTGAGTTGCAGCAATGGAGCCAAGGTTTCTTGGCGGGTATCGAACACTTTTATGCAGGCCTTGTGAATAGCGAAGTATTAAATGATGAGCTTAAACAAGCATTGATCAGTAGCACAGAGCAACTAGGATTTTTCTCTCTAGATCAGTCACAAATAGCAGCTTACTGTGATGCCAATAATGTTGAGCTAAATAGCTTTTGTCAGCAGCAACATGAGATAGCGAATGAATTTGCTGTTGCTTATGTGCAATTAGTAGAAAATGCAGCTGTTGAGAGTGGTTTATATGAGGAAGAGGGTTAA
- a CDS encoding prepilin-type N-terminal cleavage/methylation domain-containing protein translates to MRLGLRQNINKAKGFSLLEVLVVLVIIAMSVKMVSYTFDDAEAEELEKQALRVYRVINLASEFAVLNQIELGFHLDKNVLEFLVFDGEKWAVFDAEELYEPITFGKEYKVNLNIEDLSWSQDNLLEQANWRELMGTSDDESLLELKKLKVPQVLILSSGEVSAFQFSVELSDRDAEQARYFIEGEFIAPVNLRVEPEV, encoded by the coding sequence ATGCGTTTAGGCTTAAGGCAAAATATTAACAAGGCAAAGGGCTTCAGTTTACTTGAAGTCCTTGTCGTACTTGTGATCATCGCCATGTCAGTGAAAATGGTGAGTTACACCTTTGATGATGCTGAAGCCGAAGAGTTAGAAAAACAAGCGCTCAGAGTGTACAGAGTAATTAATCTTGCCTCTGAGTTTGCAGTATTAAACCAAATTGAGCTTGGCTTTCACCTTGATAAAAATGTTTTAGAATTTTTAGTCTTTGACGGTGAGAAGTGGGCAGTATTTGATGCTGAAGAGTTATACGAGCCTATTACCTTCGGTAAAGAATACAAAGTTAATTTGAATATCGAAGATTTATCTTGGTCGCAAGACAATTTGCTTGAGCAAGCCAATTGGCGTGAACTTATGGGCACCAGTGATGATGAAAGCTTGCTTGAGTTAAAAAAGCTAAAAGTGCCACAAGTATTAATTTTATCTTCGGGCGAAGTGAGCGCGTTTCAGTTTAGTGTCGAGTTATCAGACCGAGATGCAGAACAAGCACGTTATTTTATCGAAGGTGAATTTATCGCCCCTGTTAATTTACGAGTGGAGCCTGAAGTATGA
- the gspJ gene encoding type II secretion system minor pseudopilin GspJ has translation MRFTYPPKSRQLGFTLLEVMIALGILGFVVLATHQILNSTIQAKQGSEEVIAELDALNTTFRLMDQDFNQMTKRETRNEAGDFTPSYILHGRYDLDSQYDGIAFVRDGWTNPISLLPRSELQAVGYRVVDDKLERLYRVYVDQLDGTEPRSQVLLENIEDLKFEFLDDKQKWQENWEKKALPLAVSVTIKMQEMEPITRFFLTPGDGKVASSTSNTNNGNNTGGGRTGP, from the coding sequence ATGCGATTTACTTACCCTCCAAAAAGCCGTCAGCTTGGTTTCACCTTACTTGAAGTCATGATTGCCTTGGGTATTCTCGGCTTTGTGGTGTTGGCGACTCACCAGATATTAAATTCAACGATTCAGGCGAAACAAGGCTCTGAAGAAGTGATTGCTGAATTAGACGCGCTCAATACGACTTTTCGCTTGATGGATCAAGATTTTAACCAAATGACCAAACGTGAAACGCGTAACGAGGCGGGCGACTTTACGCCGAGTTATATTCTTCATGGCCGTTACGATCTAGATAGTCAGTATGATGGTATCGCGTTTGTACGCGATGGCTGGACAAATCCAATTAGTCTATTACCTCGCTCTGAGTTACAAGCCGTAGGTTATCGTGTGGTTGATGATAAATTAGAGCGCCTTTACCGTGTTTACGTAGATCAACTTGATGGTACCGAGCCTCGCAGCCAAGTCTTATTAGAGAACATTGAAGATTTAAAATTTGAATTCTTAGACGACAAACAAAAGTGGCAAGAAAATTGGGAAAAGAAGGCGCTGCCTTTAGCTGTTTCTGTGACCATCAAAATGCAAGAAATGGAGCCTATCACGCGCTTTTTCCTTACGCCGGGTGATGGCAAAGTAGCAAGTAGTACATCAAATACAAATAATGGCAATAATACTGGTGGTGGGAGAACAGGCCCATGA
- the gspK gene encoding type II secretion system minor pseudopilin GspK, which translates to MSQLAYKHGQQQGAALIIVLFIVALAAVIAAEMATNLMIQVQRAQNIQTHQQAKWYSYGAEELVKKVLIESKKKDPDKVHLGQPWALEETPFPVDHGTLSGQVTDLQACLNLNALRAPKAQNASINDTNPAHKAFLELLKNIEDLPSDESEETLADSVYDWLDADSITFRSGAEEDEYMSLRTPYLTANNAFASVSELRVIRGFNPLVMEKLLPYVCVIPGNEELKINVNTILPDQALLLSALIDGLSESDAQSIISARPDQGYDKVEDFLSEATAQGAQNIKQVTDLFTVNSDYFKLRAKAMFDERLFTMTSIIQIKEGQASILARKFGGVQ; encoded by the coding sequence ATGAGTCAGTTAGCTTATAAACATGGTCAGCAACAGGGGGCTGCACTGATCATTGTTTTATTTATTGTTGCCTTAGCAGCTGTAATTGCCGCTGAAATGGCGACGAATTTAATGATTCAGGTACAGCGAGCTCAAAATATTCAAACTCATCAGCAAGCAAAATGGTATAGCTATGGTGCTGAAGAATTAGTGAAAAAAGTTCTGATTGAAAGTAAGAAGAAAGACCCTGATAAAGTGCATTTAGGGCAGCCATGGGCGTTAGAAGAAACCCCATTTCCAGTAGATCATGGTACTTTGAGTGGGCAAGTGACCGATTTGCAAGCATGTTTAAATTTAAACGCGCTGCGCGCACCAAAAGCACAAAATGCCAGTATTAATGATACGAACCCCGCGCATAAAGCCTTTTTAGAGCTGTTGAAAAACATAGAAGATCTGCCGTCAGATGAAAGTGAAGAAACCTTGGCTGATAGTGTATATGATTGGCTTGACGCCGATAGCATCACGTTTCGTTCGGGCGCAGAAGAAGATGAATATATGTCGTTACGAACGCCATATTTAACAGCAAATAACGCATTTGCGTCAGTGTCTGAACTGCGCGTTATCAGAGGTTTTAATCCATTAGTGATGGAAAAGTTACTCCCATATGTGTGTGTTATTCCTGGTAATGAAGAACTCAAAATTAACGTTAATACTATTTTGCCAGATCAAGCATTATTGCTGAGTGCATTAATCGACGGATTAAGTGAATCCGATGCGCAAAGTATTATCTCTGCTCGCCCAGATCAGGGATATGACAAAGTGGAAGATTTTCTTTCTGAAGCCACCGCTCAAGGGGCTCAGAATATCAAACAAGTAACCGATCTATTTACCGTAAATAGTGACTATTTCAAGTTGCGCGCAAAAGCCATGTTCGATGAACGGCTTTTCACAATGACCTCAATTATTCAAATAAAAGAAGGTCAAGCGAGCATACTGGCGCGAAAATTTGGAGGCGTACAGTGA